One Cervus elaphus chromosome 27, mCerEla1.1, whole genome shotgun sequence genomic region harbors:
- the HAUS1 gene encoding HAUS augmin-like complex subunit 1 isoform X2, translated as MEALEEKEAQVAAWLKKIFGDHPIPQYEVNARTTEILYHLSERNRVRDRDVYLVTEDLKQKAKEYESEAKHLQDLLMESVNFSPASLSSTGSSFIPAVNDLTSDLFHTKSKNEEIKLELAKLEKNLTATLVLEKCLREDLKKAELHLCTERARVDSRLQNMDFLKAKSEEFRSGIRTAEEQLSARGMDASLSHQSLVALSEKLEELKRQTIPLKKKLESYLDLMPNPSLAQVKIEEAKRELDTIEAELTKKVNMMEL; from the exons ATGGAAGCTCTAGAGGAGAAAGAGGCGCAG GTCGCTGCAtggctgaaaaaaatatttggagatCATCCCATTCCACAATATGAGGTGAATGCTCGGACAACAGAGATCTTATATCACCTTTCAGAACGCAACAGGGTCCGAGACAGGGATGTCTACCTGGTAACAGAGGACTTgaaacagaaagcaaaggaatatGAATCAGAAG CCAAGCATCTTCAAGACCTTCTCATGGAGAGTGTGAATTTTTCCCCTGCCAGTCTCTCCAGCACTGGTTCCAG ttttatccctgcagtgaatgatTTGACCTCTGATCTTTTTCACACCAAAtccaaaaatgaagaaatcaagcTTGAATTGgcaaaacttgagaaaaatctAACTGCAACTTTAGTATTAGAAAAATGTCTGCGTGA GGATCTCAAGAAGGCAGAGTTACATCTGTGTACAGAAAGGGCCAGAGTTGACAGTCGTCTTCAGAACATGGACTTCCTGAAAGCCAAGTCGGAGGAGTTCAGATCTGGAATTAGAACTGCGGAG GAGCAGCTTTCAGCCCGAGGGATGGATGCTTCTCTGTCTCATCAGTCACTGGTAGCACTTTCAGAG AAACTGGAAGAACTAAAACGACAGACTATACCTTTGAAGAAAAAATTGGAGTCCTATTTAGATTTAATGCCG aatccATCTCTTGCTCAGGTAAAAATTGAAGAAGCAAAGCGAGAATTA GATACTATTGAAGCTGAACTTACAAAGAAAGTAAACATGATGGAACTGTGA
- the HAUS1 gene encoding HAUS augmin-like complex subunit 1 isoform X1, with protein MEALEEKEAQVAAWLKKIFGDHPIPQYEVNARTTEILYHLSERNRVRDRDVYLVTEDLKQKAKEYESEAKHLQDLLMESVNFSPASLSSTGSRYLNALVDSAVTLETKDTSLASFIPAVNDLTSDLFHTKSKNEEIKLELAKLEKNLTATLVLEKCLREDLKKAELHLCTERARVDSRLQNMDFLKAKSEEFRSGIRTAEEQLSARGMDASLSHQSLVALSEKLEELKRQTIPLKKKLESYLDLMPNPSLAQVKIEEAKRELDTIEAELTKKVNMMEL; from the exons ATGGAAGCTCTAGAGGAGAAAGAGGCGCAG GTCGCTGCAtggctgaaaaaaatatttggagatCATCCCATTCCACAATATGAGGTGAATGCTCGGACAACAGAGATCTTATATCACCTTTCAGAACGCAACAGGGTCCGAGACAGGGATGTCTACCTGGTAACAGAGGACTTgaaacagaaagcaaaggaatatGAATCAGAAG CCAAGCATCTTCAAGACCTTCTCATGGAGAGTGTGAATTTTTCCCCTGCCAGTCTCTCCAGCACTGGTTCCAGGTATCTGAATGCTTTGGTTGACAGTGCAGTGACCCTTGAAACAAAGGATACCTCTCTAGCTAG ttttatccctgcagtgaatgatTTGACCTCTGATCTTTTTCACACCAAAtccaaaaatgaagaaatcaagcTTGAATTGgcaaaacttgagaaaaatctAACTGCAACTTTAGTATTAGAAAAATGTCTGCGTGA GGATCTCAAGAAGGCAGAGTTACATCTGTGTACAGAAAGGGCCAGAGTTGACAGTCGTCTTCAGAACATGGACTTCCTGAAAGCCAAGTCGGAGGAGTTCAGATCTGGAATTAGAACTGCGGAG GAGCAGCTTTCAGCCCGAGGGATGGATGCTTCTCTGTCTCATCAGTCACTGGTAGCACTTTCAGAG AAACTGGAAGAACTAAAACGACAGACTATACCTTTGAAGAAAAAATTGGAGTCCTATTTAGATTTAATGCCG aatccATCTCTTGCTCAGGTAAAAATTGAAGAAGCAAAGCGAGAATTA GATACTATTGAAGCTGAACTTACAAAGAAAGTAAACATGATGGAACTGTGA